The following coding sequences are from one Halobacteriovorax sp. JY17 window:
- a CDS encoding fimbrial protein, translating to MKKTLIATAAMVIMANPIFAATQGTLLLQGQVDQVLSLTVTAESGVNTNLDLVNGEEDLKVAVVTEETNSNTGYKILVRSANGGLLKNGALDSVAYTVKYDGEATARSLTTSDVAVKNVSTGGVYDHESDFEVSLTGSGSAAALTQGTYSDTVTFTIQVN from the coding sequence ATGAAGAAAACATTAATTGCTACCGCTGCTATGGTAATTATGGCAAATCCAATATTCGCTGCTACGCAGGGAACTCTCTTACTTCAAGGTCAAGTTGATCAGGTTCTATCGCTAACTGTTACTGCAGAATCTGGTGTAAATACTAATCTTGATTTAGTAAATGGAGAAGAGGACTTGAAAGTTGCAGTTGTGACAGAAGAGACAAACTCAAATACAGGTTATAAAATTCTTGTTAGATCTGCCAATGGTGGACTCTTAAAAAATGGTGCTCTTGATAGTGTAGCCTATACTGTAAAATATGATGGTGAAGCAACTGCTAGATCGTTAACTACATCTGATGTAGCAGTAAAAAATGTCTCAACAGGTGGTGTTTATGATCACGAGAGTGATTTTGAAGTAAGTCTTACTGGAAGTGGTTCTGCTGCGGCACTAACTCAAGGTACTTATTCTGATACCGTGACTTTTACAATCCAAGTTAACTAA
- a CDS encoding fimbrial protein produces the protein MRKLLIASTLSILTLSSFAAPQGTLLLQGSIGQVLSLTVEAEAGVNNSLDLTSSESDLKVGTVTEQTNSNTGYKILIRSANAGQLKNGSLDQVDYTLKYDGTAVSLSQSDTEVKNESTGGVYNHASDVEISYTGQPAASLTQGTYSDTVTFTIQVN, from the coding sequence ATGAGAAAATTACTAATTGCTTCTACACTTTCAATTCTAACGTTGAGCTCTTTCGCTGCTCCTCAAGGAACGCTCTTACTACAAGGTTCAATTGGCCAAGTTCTATCTCTAACTGTTGAGGCAGAAGCTGGTGTAAATAATAGTTTAGACCTAACTAGTTCTGAATCCGATTTAAAAGTAGGTACTGTCACCGAGCAGACAAACTCAAATACAGGTTATAAAATTCTCATTAGATCTGCTAATGCTGGACAATTAAAGAATGGCTCCCTTGATCAAGTGGATTACACTCTTAAGTATGACGGAACGGCGGTTTCTCTTTCTCAGTCTGACACTGAAGTAAAGAATGAATCCACTGGTGGAGTTTACAATCACGCTAGCGATGTAGAAATTTCGTATACTGGTCAACCTGCTGCAAGTCTTACCCAAGGTACTTACTCAGATACTGTGACTTTTACTATTCAAGTTAATTAA